The genomic interval CGGTAAATGACAACCTGCGTTTAATCTTAAAAATCCATCAAATTCCAAACAATCAACACCGCGCTAAAATAACCACTATTTTAGAGCAACTAACCCTAGATAACCTCCAAGAACATCCTGCAAAAATGCTATCAGGGGGCCAATTACAAAAAGTTGCCCTCGCACGCGCCTTAATCACCCAACCTAAAGTCCTATTAATGGATGAACCGTTTAGCTACTTAGATCAAACAAGCAGCCAATTATTAGAACAATTTATTTTAAATTATGTGATAAATACTCAAAATACACTGATCTTTAGTACCCACAACCGTTTACAAGGCTTGGCCATTGCCGATAATATGATTTCATTAGCCAAGGGGAGGCAAATTGAATCCCCCTTAGTTAATTTGTTTAAGGGCATCTTTGAGGCGGGTTATTTTAAAACAGCGCATTTAACGATATTAGCGACAAAATCATTCGATTCGTCAACGCATATTTCAATAGATCCCCGTGATATTGTCTTATCAAAAAACCGTTTAAATTCAAGTATGCAGAATCAATATCAAGGTCGTGTGATTGCAATTACGAAGGAGAATGAATTAGTTCGTGTGAGTGTCAATGCAGGGGATATTTTTCAGGTTATGATTACTCAAGAGGCTCTAACGGGATTAGACTTGAGGTTAACCGCTCTTATTTGGATGAGTTTTAAAGCGAATGCAGTCGTAATCGTTTAGAAAGCCACTTTTTTATAAAATTAAAGTGGCTACTAATTTAAGATGGGATATTACAGGGCGAGGCTTAACCGCTTGTCCTGAGTTCAGTCGAAGGGCAGACGGTTAAGCCGTTCCTACTTCGATAAGCTCACACGAATGGGTTGGTAGCCATTAAAGTTAAGTGGCTCTTAACGCGGTTTAGACTAGGCTTTAGCGCGCATGTGAGGAAATAATAAAACATCACGAATTGACGGCGCGTCAGTAAATAGCATCACCAAACGATCTATGCCAATGCCTTCGCCTGCTGTGGGCGGCATTCCATATTCTAATGCCGTAATATAATCACTATCATAGTGCATAGCTTCATCATCGCCCGCGTCTTTTTCATTCACTTGTTGCTGAAAACGCTGCGCTTGGTCTTCGGAATCATTTAATTCGGTAAATCCATTGGCAATTTCACGACCTCCGACAAAAAACTCAAAGCGATCCGTCACATGAGGGTCATCATCATTACGGCGGGCAAGTGGGGAAACTTCGACAGGATAAGCGGTAATAAACGTTGGATTCATTAACCGATGCTCAACGGTTTTTTCAAAAATTTCAATTTGAACTTTTCCTAACCCATAACTCTCTTTAATAGGAATACTAAGTTTTTCGGCCACGTCGATAGCCGCCTCACGCGTTGAAAGATTATCTAATGTTAATTCTGGATTGAAATGTAAAATAGACTCCACCACCGTCATGCGTACAAAGGGCTGACCAAAATCATAGGTTTCCCCTTGATAGCTGACTTGAGTTGACTCACCAATATCCAGTGCAATGCCTTGTAACATCGCTTCGGTTAAATCCATTAATTCGCCGTATTCCGCGTAGGCTTGATAAAACTCAAGCATGGTAAATTCAGGATTATGTCGTGATGATAAGCCTTCGTTCCGAAAATTACGATTAACTTCAAAAACACGCTCAAATCCACCAACAACAAGGCGTTTTAAATAGAGTTCGGGCGCAACGCGTAAATATAAGTCCATATCGAGCGCATTATGATGGGTGGTGAACGGTTTTGCCGTCGCGCCGCCTGGAATTGTTTGCATCATCGGGGTTTCGACTTCCATGAATTGCCGTTCCGTTAAAAATTGGCGAATATAACTCACTATTTTTGAACGAATAACAAAATTTTTACGCGAATCAGGATTCATGATTAAATCTAAATACCGTTGTCGATATTTAATTTCTTGATCGGTAATGCCATGAAATTTTTCAGGTAACGGGCGTAAGGCTTTGGTCAAGAGACGAATCGCATCGACTCGAATACTTAATTCCCCTACTTTGGTTTTAAATAAAACGCCTTCACAACCAATAATATCGCCAATATCCCATTTTTTAAATTGGGTATTATAAAAACCTTCGGGTAAGGTGTCACGGGTGACATAAAGTTGAATTTTAGAGGACATATCTTGAATATGGGCAAAACTCGCTTTCCCCATAATACGGCGGGTCATAATGCGTCCCGCTAATTTAACTCTAATCGGCGTTTCGTCTAATTCTTCTTTGGTTTGATCGCTGTAAGTGGCTAATAATTCACTGGCAAGATGTTCGCGGCGAAAATCAGTCGGAAAAGCAATGCTTTCTTCACGCAAAAGAGTAAGTTTTTCACGACGTTGTTTAATTTGGATTTGTTCGTCTGGTTGGCTTTCTGACATGTTTTTAGTAAGGTTGGCTAAACGATAAGGGGTAAGAGGAAATTAATTAAAGAGTGATTTAAGACTGAAACTTTAATAATTTCCAAAACGCACACGGGGTAGGGTGGGCAATGCCCACTCTACCCAATTTAAATGGAGTCAATAGGCGTTCTTATTTTTATTCGGTCGCTATTTTTTTCATAGTCACCTCAGTATTGGCTTGTAGACTATTTAATACCGCTTCAAAGGTGGCTTCGCCTAATGCTTTTCCAATATTAAGTTGAGCTAACTTTAATTGTTTTTTATCACTTTCACTCATAACCCCTTCAGTCACCTTATTAATACGCATAACGTACTGCTCGCCTGTTTCTAAACCCACAGTGAGTAAAGTGGGTTTATCGGTAAGCGGTTTTGAGGCTTTAAAGATAGCTTGACTCACTTGCCAAGGAAGCTCTTTATTATTACGCACTAAGGTTGGGTTATGTTTAAGCTCTAATGTTTTTTCAGTGGCCAGTGTTTGCATATCTACGCCAGCGACTAATTGTTTTTTAAGGTCGTTAGCGGTTTTTTCAGCCTGTTGTTGTGCTTGTTGTCTTAATAAAACGGTGATGATTTCGGCTTTAACGGCAATCAGGGGGCGTACACTTTTCGGTTGATGTTGCGCCATTCTCAATACAATCACGCGATCCGTTCCCATTTCAATGGATTCACTATTATTACCCGCTAAGACATCTTCTGAAAAGGCCGCGGTACGGACTGCGGCATTATTGGCAACACCTTCGCCCTTATCTTTAGAAAATAACGCGCTGGTTTCAACCTTGGCATCAATGGCATCGGCTGCG from Methylococcales bacterium carries:
- a CDS encoding ATP-binding cassette domain-containing protein; this encodes MNDHNNQAYQLNQIDYFYKKNSGFNLTLPTLNIPAQKITALMGDNGSGKSTLLKLLGLLERPKQGSLKFFNTPVTLKQHTYFRRQIGFLAQKPYLFRGSVNDNLRLILKIHQIPNNQHRAKITTILEQLTLDNLQEHPAKMLSGGQLQKVALARALITQPKVLLMDEPFSYLDQTSSQLLEQFILNYVINTQNTLIFSTHNRLQGLAIADNMISLAKGRQIESPLVNLFKGIFEAGYFKTAHLTILATKSFDSSTHISIDPRDIVLSKNRLNSSMQNQYQGRVIAITKENELVRVSVNAGDIFQVMITQEALTGLDLRLTALIWMSFKANAVVIV
- the lysS gene encoding lysine--tRNA ligase, with amino-acid sequence MSESQPDEQIQIKQRREKLTLLREESIAFPTDFRREHLASELLATYSDQTKEELDETPIRVKLAGRIMTRRIMGKASFAHIQDMSSKIQLYVTRDTLPEGFYNTQFKKWDIGDIIGCEGVLFKTKVGELSIRVDAIRLLTKALRPLPEKFHGITDQEIKYRQRYLDLIMNPDSRKNFVIRSKIVSYIRQFLTERQFMEVETPMMQTIPGGATAKPFTTHHNALDMDLYLRVAPELYLKRLVVGGFERVFEVNRNFRNEGLSSRHNPEFTMLEFYQAYAEYGELMDLTEAMLQGIALDIGESTQVSYQGETYDFGQPFVRMTVVESILHFNPELTLDNLSTREAAIDVAEKLSIPIKESYGLGKVQIEIFEKTVEHRLMNPTFITAYPVEVSPLARRNDDDPHVTDRFEFFVGGREIANGFTELNDSEDQAQRFQQQVNEKDAGDDEAMHYDSDYITALEYGMPPTAGEGIGIDRLVMLFTDAPSIRDVLLFPHMRAKA